Genomic window (Shewanella psychropiezotolerans):
GGCATTGGGATATTACTCTTAGTTGGTGTTGGCTTTAGCGGCGTGATCTGGTTTTGTCTGCAAGGCAGTTCAGATGCCTTTATGTGGCGCAGTTATCACATCCTGCTTGTGAAAGGTTTTATCGGGTTTATCTTGATACATGTTTTCTGTGTATGTTTGCATCTACTGGATTTCATCAAAAATTGATCTAGAAACTAGGTCCTAGTTTCTAGATGCTTCTTAGGTTTACATCTACTTACGCTCTACGGCTAAGTAATTGATTAAGTCGATAAGCTCGCCGAGTGTTCGAATGGAACTCATGTTAACCGCGTATTTGTCATTCACTACAAATGCAGGGACACTCTGGATTTGGAACTGTCTCTGCTGTACGCGCCATAAATCTATCTTGTCATTAACGGCTTTACTGTCGGCAACAGCATCATACTCATTGATGTCGAATCCATTGGCGGCGAAGACTTTCTTGATATCATCGCGATTATTAAGCTCTGGTTTTTCATGTGCGCCGTGATCATGATTATGGCCATGAGCATCTTCGTCCCCCTGAATCGCAGCAAACATAGCG
Coding sequences:
- a CDS encoding thiol:disulfide interchange protein DsbA/DsbL, with the translated sequence MIKHIALALTLALAPLSSFAAQFEEGKHFTQIAETASAQPKLTEFFSFYCHNCYNMEKQYLGDIKANLDKKVTFDSKHVDFMNSDIGTEVMRSLAVIQELNAGDKMTHAMFAAIQGDEDAHGHNHDHGAHEKPELNNRDDIKKVFAANGFDINEYDAVADSKAVNDKIDLWRVQQRQFQIQSVPAFVVNDKYAVNMSSIRTLGELIDLINYLAVERK